The Terracoccus luteus genome includes a region encoding these proteins:
- a CDS encoding TetR/AcrR family transcriptional regulator — MPSVTPSPRRSATRERVLTAASEVFAEKGFGGASVEDICERAGFSRGAFYSNFASKDELVLGLSRQHAEATVARIRTAASRPDSTPDDVIRDVFAALSDDARRNDRWLVLTTEFTLHAIRNRGARRAWVSRQREIRSALVEVVDEAVASRGLTLPMPTEVFVRAAMALANGSATQRLVEPGALEQGELERTVLPVLLAGGGGHGHGTGA; from the coding sequence ATGCCGTCTGTCACACCCTCACCCCGACGCTCCGCCACCCGTGAGCGCGTGCTGACGGCCGCGAGCGAGGTCTTCGCCGAGAAGGGCTTCGGCGGGGCCAGCGTCGAGGACATCTGCGAACGGGCCGGCTTCAGCCGTGGCGCCTTCTACTCGAACTTCGCGTCGAAGGACGAGCTCGTGCTCGGGCTGTCCCGGCAGCACGCCGAGGCGACGGTGGCCCGCATCCGCACCGCGGCGTCACGCCCGGACAGCACCCCCGACGACGTCATCCGCGACGTGTTCGCCGCCCTCAGCGACGACGCCCGGCGCAACGACCGGTGGCTCGTGCTCACGACGGAGTTCACGCTCCACGCCATCCGCAACCGCGGGGCCCGCCGGGCCTGGGTGTCGCGCCAGCGCGAGATCCGCTCCGCCCTCGTCGAGGTCGTCGACGAGGCGGTCGCCTCCCGTGGCCTCACCCTGCCGATGCCGACGGAGGTGTTCGTGCGCGCCGCCATGGCCCTGGCCAACGGCTCGGCGACGCAGCGGCTCGTCGAGCCGGGGGCGCTCGAGCAGGGCGAGCTCGAGCGCACCGTGCTGCCCGTCCTGCTCGCGGGCGGCGGCGGGCACGGTCACGGCACCGGGGCGTGA
- a CDS encoding YhgE/Pip family protein, whose product MNPFRLAVAELRRLTANRLAALAVVALTIVPTLYGGLYLWANHDPYGQLPNVPAAVATDDVGTTLSTGERLRVGDRVADDLVRSHSFDWHRVSRQEALDGVEQGRYSFALVLPRTFSSDLASSGDFHPRRASMTLETNDANNYLASVMGNTVVKEVTTSVASQVSSTAASQLLVGLSQVHDELGKAADGAGRLRAGATDASKGAASLVTGSQRLTTGLTDLRDGATRLAAGADDAVAGADRLHTGASQLRTGLRTLSSKTAALPAQTDRLADGAEQVAAGNRTVAAAGLEVAGVSTTLRGDLAEQRSALLADLRTAGLTDEQLALVTTRLDRVDATVGRADGRIQTASRQLTALSTGADEVATGARTLARSTPALVSGVDGAATGATRLRDGAASLETGLRTLGTGADRLAAGAGTAVTGSTDLTSGARRLQSGVAELGKGAGTLATSLTQGRDEVPDPTDAQRRAVAQTIGSPVTVDTSSMSSAGSYGAGLAPLFLSLALWIGAYVLFLVVRPLSPRALATSQRSVRTALGGWLAPVAVGAVQAVVLYLVVAVGLRIHVAHPVLTMLFLLAVSMTFVAVLHALAARLGAIGKFLGLVLMVVQLVSAGGTFPWQTLPEPLQWVHHVAPMSYAVDGLRRLLYGADLGPVLLDLGVLAAFLVAALALSSVAARRARVWTAARVHPELVL is encoded by the coding sequence GTGAACCCGTTCCGCCTCGCCGTCGCCGAGCTGCGTCGGCTGACCGCCAACCGTCTCGCGGCGCTCGCGGTCGTGGCCCTCACCATCGTGCCGACCCTGTACGGCGGCCTGTACCTCTGGGCCAACCACGACCCGTACGGGCAGCTGCCGAACGTGCCCGCCGCCGTCGCCACCGACGACGTCGGCACCACCCTCAGCACCGGCGAGAGGCTGCGGGTGGGCGACCGCGTCGCCGACGACCTCGTGCGCTCGCACTCCTTCGACTGGCACCGGGTCTCACGACAGGAGGCGCTCGACGGCGTCGAGCAGGGGCGGTACTCCTTCGCCCTCGTGCTGCCGCGCACCTTCTCCTCCGACCTCGCCTCGTCCGGTGACTTCCACCCCCGTCGCGCGTCGATGACCCTCGAGACCAACGACGCCAACAACTACCTCGCCTCGGTCATGGGCAACACCGTCGTCAAGGAGGTCACCACCTCCGTCGCCTCTCAGGTGAGCAGCACCGCCGCCAGCCAGCTGCTCGTCGGCCTGAGCCAGGTGCACGACGAGCTCGGCAAGGCCGCCGACGGCGCGGGCCGGCTGCGCGCCGGCGCGACCGACGCGTCGAAGGGCGCCGCGAGCCTCGTGACCGGCTCGCAGCGACTCACGACCGGGCTCACCGACCTGCGCGACGGCGCCACCCGTCTCGCCGCCGGCGCCGACGACGCGGTCGCTGGCGCCGACCGCCTCCACACCGGCGCCTCGCAGCTGCGCACCGGCCTGCGCACCCTGTCGTCCAAGACCGCCGCGCTGCCCGCGCAGACCGACCGGCTCGCCGACGGCGCCGAGCAGGTGGCGGCCGGCAACCGCACCGTCGCCGCCGCCGGCCTCGAGGTCGCCGGCGTCAGCACCACCCTGCGCGGCGACCTCGCCGAGCAGCGCAGCGCCCTCCTGGCCGACCTGCGCACGGCCGGGCTCACCGACGAGCAGCTCGCCCTCGTGACGACCCGGCTCGACCGCGTCGACGCCACCGTCGGGCGTGCCGACGGCCGCATCCAGACCGCGTCGAGGCAGCTGACCGCCCTCTCGACGGGTGCCGACGAGGTCGCGACCGGAGCACGGACGCTGGCCCGCTCGACCCCCGCCCTCGTGTCCGGTGTCGACGGCGCGGCCACCGGGGCCACGCGTCTGCGCGACGGCGCCGCCTCCCTGGAGACCGGGCTGCGCACCCTCGGCACCGGTGCCGACCGCCTCGCCGCCGGTGCAGGCACGGCCGTCACCGGCAGCACCGACCTCACGTCGGGGGCCCGACGCCTGCAGTCGGGTGTCGCCGAGCTGGGCAAGGGCGCCGGCACCCTGGCGACGTCGCTCACGCAGGGCCGTGACGAGGTGCCCGACCCGACCGACGCCCAGCGTCGCGCCGTGGCGCAGACGATCGGCAGCCCGGTCACGGTCGACACGAGCTCGATGTCGAGCGCCGGCAGCTACGGCGCCGGTCTCGCGCCGCTGTTCCTCAGCCTCGCGCTGTGGATCGGCGCCTACGTCCTCTTCCTCGTCGTCCGGCCGCTCTCGCCGCGCGCCCTCGCCACGAGCCAGCGCTCGGTGCGAACGGCCCTGGGCGGCTGGCTCGCACCGGTCGCCGTCGGCGCGGTGCAGGCGGTCGTCCTCTACCTCGTCGTCGCGGTGGGGCTGCGCATCCACGTCGCGCACCCCGTGCTCACGATGCTGTTCCTCCTCGCGGTGTCGATGACCTTCGTGGCCGTGCTGCACGCGCTCGCCGCGCGGCTCGGGGCCATCGGCAAGTTCCTCGGCCTCGTCCTCATGGTCGTGCAGCTCGTCAGCGCGGGCGGCACGTTCCCGTGGCAGACCCTGCCCGAACCGCTGCAGTGGGTGCACCACGTCGCGCCGATGAGCTACGCGGTCGACGGTCTGCGGCGCCTGCTCTACGGCGCCGACCTCGGCCCGGTGCTGCTCGACCTCGGCGTGCTCGCCGCGTTCCTCGTCGCCGCGCTGGCCCTGTCGAGCGTCGCCGCGCGCCGCGCGCGGGTGTGGACCGCCGCGCGGGTGCACCCCGAGCTCGTCCTCTGA
- a CDS encoding SixA phosphatase family protein, whose product MSSAAREKSLVLMRHAKAEEGVGLPDHDRALAPRGRRDAHAAGRWLADQGLVPDLVICSTAVRTRQTWEQACSGGAHAEFVEYRRSVYLGSTEQVLETLREDGGDTASVMVVGHNPTMAELTSRLCDGAGSTEAHDALSRGFETAGVAVLDYAGEWADLDAGTCHLRRFHLARG is encoded by the coding sequence ATGAGCAGTGCGGCCCGGGAGAAGTCGTTGGTCCTCATGCGTCACGCCAAGGCGGAGGAGGGTGTTGGCTTGCCCGACCACGACCGCGCCCTCGCCCCCCGGGGCCGTCGCGACGCCCACGCGGCGGGCCGATGGCTGGCCGACCAGGGGCTCGTGCCCGACCTCGTCATCTGCTCGACGGCCGTCCGCACCCGCCAGACGTGGGAGCAGGCGTGCTCCGGGGGCGCCCACGCCGAGTTCGTCGAGTACCGCCGCAGCGTCTATCTCGGCAGCACCGAGCAGGTGCTCGAGACGCTCCGCGAGGACGGCGGCGACACGGCATCCGTCATGGTCGTCGGGCACAACCCGACGATGGCCGAGCTGACCAGCCGGCTGTGCGACGGCGCCGGGTCGACCGAGGCGCACGACGCGCTGTCGCGCGGTTTCGAGACGGCCGGCGTGGCGGTGCTCGACTACGCGGGGGAGTGGGCCGACCTCGACGCGGGGACGTGCCACCTGCGTCGCTTCCACCTCGCGCGGGGCTGA
- the ilvD gene encoding dihydroxy-acid dehydratase: MTQTPDIKPRSRDVTDGLEKTAARGMLRAVGMGDDDFAKPQVGVASSWNEITPCNLSLDRLAKAVKDGVHAGGGYPLEFGTISVSDGISMGHEGMHFSLVSREVIADSVETVMNAERLDGSVLLAGCDKSLPGMLMAAARLNLSSVFLYAGSILPGIAKLSDGTEKTVTIIDAFEAVGACAAGRMSRADVDAIERAICPGEGACGGMYTANTMASVAEAIGMSLPGSAAPPATDRRRDTFARKSGEAVVELLRKGIRARDIMTKEAFENAIAVVMAFGGSTNAVLHLLAIAHEAEVDLTIDDFARIGAKVPHLADVKPFGSYVMTDIDRVGGVPVVMRALLDAGLLHGDCLTVTGRTMAENLADIAPPDLDGKVMRAMSEPIHASGGLTILKGSLAPEGAVVKSAGFDDSVFEGTARVFDGERAAMDAVEQGALAPRDVVVIRYEGPKGGPGMREMLAVTGAIKGAGLGKDVLLLTDGRFSGGTTGLCVGHVAPEAVDDGPIAFVRDGDGIRLDVANGRLDLLVDDAEMQRRRDEGVTHPEPKYTRGVLAKYRKLVGSASRGAVCD, encoded by the coding sequence ATGACGCAGACGCCCGACATCAAGCCCCGCAGCCGCGACGTCACGGACGGTCTCGAGAAGACCGCCGCGCGGGGGATGCTCCGGGCGGTCGGCATGGGTGACGACGACTTCGCCAAGCCGCAGGTCGGCGTGGCGAGCTCGTGGAACGAGATCACGCCGTGCAACCTCTCGCTCGACCGGCTGGCGAAGGCGGTCAAGGACGGCGTCCACGCCGGCGGCGGCTACCCGCTCGAGTTCGGCACCATCTCGGTGTCCGACGGCATCTCGATGGGCCACGAGGGCATGCACTTCAGCCTCGTCAGCCGCGAGGTCATCGCCGACTCCGTCGAGACGGTCATGAACGCCGAGCGGCTCGACGGGTCGGTGCTGCTCGCCGGGTGCGACAAGTCGCTGCCGGGCATGCTCATGGCGGCCGCGCGGCTCAACCTCAGCTCGGTCTTCCTCTACGCCGGCTCGATCCTGCCCGGCATCGCCAAGCTCAGCGACGGCACCGAGAAGACGGTGACGATCATCGACGCCTTCGAGGCCGTCGGCGCCTGCGCGGCCGGCCGCATGTCGCGCGCGGACGTCGACGCCATCGAGCGCGCCATCTGCCCCGGTGAGGGCGCCTGCGGCGGCATGTACACCGCCAACACGATGGCCTCGGTGGCCGAGGCCATCGGCATGTCGCTGCCCGGCTCGGCCGCGCCGCCCGCCACCGACCGTCGCCGCGACACCTTCGCCCGCAAGTCGGGTGAGGCCGTGGTCGAGCTGCTGCGCAAGGGGATCCGCGCCCGCGACATCATGACGAAGGAGGCGTTCGAGAACGCCATCGCCGTCGTCATGGCCTTCGGTGGGTCGACGAACGCCGTGCTCCACCTGCTCGCCATCGCCCACGAGGCCGAGGTCGACCTCACCATCGACGACTTCGCCCGCATCGGGGCCAAGGTCCCGCACCTCGCCGACGTCAAGCCCTTCGGCAGCTACGTGATGACCGACATAGACCGCGTCGGCGGGGTGCCCGTCGTCATGCGGGCCCTGCTCGACGCGGGCCTGCTGCACGGCGACTGCCTGACCGTCACCGGCCGCACGATGGCCGAGAACCTCGCCGACATCGCGCCCCCCGACCTCGACGGCAAGGTCATGCGGGCCATGAGCGAGCCCATCCACGCCTCCGGCGGCCTCACCATCCTCAAGGGCTCGCTGGCACCGGAGGGTGCGGTCGTGAAGTCGGCCGGGTTCGACGACTCGGTCTTCGAGGGCACCGCCCGCGTCTTCGACGGCGAGCGCGCCGCCATGGACGCGGTCGAGCAGGGCGCCCTCGCCCCGCGCGACGTCGTCGTCATCCGCTACGAGGGCCCGAAGGGCGGGCCCGGCATGCGCGAGATGCTCGCCGTCACCGGGGCCATCAAGGGCGCCGGCCTCGGCAAGGACGTCCTCCTGCTCACCGACGGCCGCTTCTCGGGCGGCACGACGGGCCTGTGCGTCGGTCACGTCGCCCCCGAGGCCGTCGACGACGGGCCGATCGCGTTCGTGCGCGACGGCGACGGCATCCGGCTCGACGTCGCGAACGGTCGGCTCGACCTGCTCGTCGACGACGCGGAGATGCAGCGCCGTCGTGACGAGGGGGTCACCCACCCCGAGCCGAAGTACACGCGCGGCGTGCTCGCCAAGTACCGCAAGCTCGTCGGTTCGGCGAGCCGCGGGGCCGTCTGCGACTGA
- a CDS encoding GNAT family N-acetyltransferase, protein MTAPLAAAMAGLGLVVRPLTTADSAAVFELMAQDERDVLGEAEIEEADLVGDWQRPSFDLGTQSIGVLTPGPDPRLVGYAEVYEGRWGAATVAVAHRGRGIGTALATWMQAVSRRDGRGLVGMPVPAGSPGDRLLEALGYAVAWTSWVLALPPGEQVQPQPLPTGYAVRTAEPDEYRAVHDVIEDAFLEWSVRERERFEDFAASTVRRPGFEPWHLRVVTDETLTPVGACLLQLAAEGTVGYVARLAVRLDRRGRGLARALLVDAFALAREHGAERSELSTDSRTGALGLYERVGMVVTSTWVHRVRDTGPRA, encoded by the coding sequence GTGACCGCACCCCTCGCCGCGGCGATGGCGGGCCTCGGCCTCGTCGTCCGGCCCCTCACCACGGCCGACTCCGCGGCGGTCTTCGAGCTCATGGCGCAGGACGAGCGCGACGTGCTCGGCGAGGCGGAGATCGAGGAGGCCGACCTCGTGGGCGACTGGCAGCGACCCAGCTTCGACCTGGGCACCCAGAGCATCGGGGTCCTCACCCCGGGGCCGGACCCCCGGCTGGTCGGCTATGCCGAGGTGTACGAGGGCCGGTGGGGCGCCGCCACCGTCGCCGTCGCCCACCGCGGCCGCGGCATCGGCACGGCGCTCGCCACCTGGATGCAGGCCGTCAGCCGTCGCGACGGACGCGGCCTTGTCGGCATGCCCGTGCCGGCGGGTTCACCGGGCGACCGGCTGCTCGAAGCCCTCGGGTACGCGGTGGCGTGGACCTCGTGGGTGCTCGCCCTCCCGCCCGGCGAGCAGGTGCAGCCGCAGCCGCTGCCCACCGGGTACGCGGTCCGCACGGCCGAGCCGGACGAGTACCGCGCGGTGCACGACGTCATCGAGGACGCCTTCCTCGAGTGGTCCGTCCGCGAGCGCGAGCGGTTCGAGGACTTCGCCGCCTCCACCGTCCGGCGTCCCGGCTTCGAGCCGTGGCACCTGCGCGTGGTGACCGACGAGACCTTGACGCCCGTCGGGGCCTGCCTGCTGCAGCTGGCGGCCGAGGGCACCGTGGGCTACGTCGCGCGCCTCGCGGTGCGGCTCGACCGTCGCGGCCGGGGCCTGGCCCGGGCACTGCTCGTCGACGCCTTCGCGCTGGCCCGTGAGCACGGGGCCGAGCGGTCCGAGCTGTCGACCGACTCGCGCACGGGCGCCCTGGGCCTCTACGAGCGGGTCGGCATGGTCGTCACGTCGACGTGGGTGCACCGCGTGCGCGACACCGGCCCCCGCGCCTGA
- a CDS encoding acetolactate synthase large subunit, translating into MSDTTKQAPSPADVASVARPRPGAPGGAHTAGAAHTGTSADGLATPSGTVGSSGTAGSSGTSGRSASSSATPRSTSRTSSSHSTHGTDAGVDVREGVTGAQSLVLALEAVGCEVVFGIPGGAILPAYDPMLDSKKVRHILVRHEQGAGHAAEGYASATGKVGVCMATSGPGATNLVTPIADAYMDSVPMVAITGQVASGAIGTDAFQEADIRGITMPITKHNYLVTDAARIPQAIAEAFHVARTGRPGPVLVDISKDALQASTTFSWPPVFDLPGYRPVTRPHGKQIREAARLMAQARRPVLYVGGGVVRGHASEALRRLVALTQIPVVTTLMARGTVPDSEPLNLGMPGMHGTVAAVTGLQKSDLIIALGARFDDRVTGQLSSFAPDAKVIHADIDPAEISKNRTADVPIVGDVLEVVTELTDQVAADMKAAQSAEPQAAAAASAASAASWDFAEWRERVAGWKRSFPLGYTDSADGTLSPQYVIERIGALSGPDATYVAGVGQHQMWAAQFVRYERPNSWINSGGLGTMGFSVPAAMGAKVAEPERTVWAIDGDGCFQMTNQELATCVINKIPVKVAVINNSSLGMVRQWQTLFYGERYSNTDLQPTASRVPDFVKLADAYGCVGLRAETPEEVDDVIRQALAIDDRPVVIDFIVHRDAMVWPMVPAGVSNDMIQAARDEAPVWERED; encoded by the coding sequence GTGAGCGACACGACGAAGCAGGCCCCATCGCCGGCGGACGTGGCCTCCGTGGCCCGGCCGCGGCCGGGCGCGCCGGGAGGGGCTCACACGGCGGGCGCCGCCCACACCGGGACGAGCGCCGACGGTCTCGCCACCCCGTCCGGCACCGTCGGCTCGTCCGGCACTGCCGGCTCGTCCGGCACGTCGGGCCGGTCGGCGTCCTCCTCGGCCACCCCGAGGAGCACGAGCCGCACGAGCAGCAGCCACAGCACCCACGGCACGGATGCCGGCGTCGACGTCCGTGAGGGCGTGACGGGTGCGCAGTCGCTCGTGCTTGCGCTCGAGGCCGTGGGCTGCGAGGTCGTCTTCGGCATCCCCGGCGGGGCGATCCTGCCCGCCTACGACCCCATGCTCGACTCGAAGAAGGTGCGCCACATCCTCGTGCGCCACGAGCAGGGCGCGGGCCACGCGGCGGAGGGGTACGCGTCGGCGACCGGCAAGGTCGGCGTCTGCATGGCGACGTCCGGCCCGGGCGCGACCAACCTCGTCACCCCGATCGCCGACGCCTACATGGACTCCGTGCCGATGGTCGCCATCACCGGCCAGGTCGCGAGCGGCGCCATCGGCACCGACGCGTTCCAGGAGGCCGACATCCGCGGCATCACGATGCCGATCACGAAGCACAACTACCTCGTCACGGATGCCGCCCGCATCCCGCAGGCGATCGCCGAGGCCTTCCACGTCGCCCGCACCGGTCGCCCCGGCCCGGTGCTCGTCGACATCAGCAAGGACGCCCTGCAGGCGAGCACGACCTTCAGCTGGCCGCCGGTGTTCGACCTCCCGGGCTACCGGCCGGTGACCCGGCCGCACGGCAAGCAGATCCGCGAGGCGGCCCGCCTCATGGCCCAGGCCCGGCGCCCGGTGCTCTACGTCGGCGGTGGCGTCGTCCGCGGGCACGCCAGCGAGGCCCTGCGGCGCCTCGTCGCGCTGACGCAGATCCCCGTCGTCACGACCCTCATGGCCCGCGGGACGGTGCCCGACAGTGAGCCGCTGAACCTCGGCATGCCCGGCATGCACGGGACCGTCGCGGCGGTGACGGGCCTGCAGAAGAGCGACCTCATCATCGCCCTCGGCGCCCGCTTCGACGACCGCGTCACCGGGCAGCTGTCGTCCTTCGCGCCCGACGCCAAGGTCATCCACGCCGACATCGACCCGGCGGAGATCAGCAAGAACCGAACCGCGGACGTGCCGATCGTCGGCGACGTCCTCGAGGTGGTCACCGAGCTCACCGACCAGGTGGCCGCCGACATGAAGGCGGCGCAGAGCGCCGAGCCGCAGGCCGCGGCGGCCGCGTCGGCAGCGTCGGCAGCGTCATGGGACTTCGCCGAGTGGCGCGAGCGGGTGGCCGGCTGGAAGCGGTCGTTCCCCCTCGGCTACACGGACAGCGCCGACGGCACGCTCTCGCCCCAGTACGTCATCGAGCGCATCGGTGCCCTGAGCGGGCCCGACGCGACCTACGTCGCGGGGGTCGGCCAGCACCAGATGTGGGCCGCGCAGTTCGTCCGGTACGAGCGGCCGAACTCGTGGATCAACTCCGGTGGGCTCGGCACGATGGGGTTCTCGGTGCCGGCGGCCATGGGCGCCAAGGTCGCCGAGCCGGAGCGCACGGTGTGGGCCATCGACGGTGACGGCTGCTTCCAGATGACCAACCAGGAGCTCGCCACCTGCGTCATCAACAAGATCCCGGTCAAGGTCGCGGTCATCAACAACAGCTCGCTCGGCATGGTCCGCCAGTGGCAGACCCTCTTCTACGGGGAGCGCTACTCCAACACCGACCTGCAGCCGACGGCCTCGCGCGTCCCCGACTTCGTCAAGCTCGCCGACGCCTACGGGTGCGTCGGTCTGCGGGCCGAGACGCCCGAGGAGGTCGACGACGTCATCCGTCAGGCGCTCGCCATCGACGACCGCCCCGTCGTCATCGACTTCATCGTCCACCGCGACGCCATGGTGTGGCCGATGGTGCCCGCCGGCGTGAGCAACGACATGATCCAGGCCGCCCGCGACGAGGCGCCCGTCTGGGAACGAGAGGACTGA
- the ilvN gene encoding acetolactate synthase small subunit: MSKHTLSVLVENKPGVLARVAALFSRRGFNIDSLAVGPTELSDISRMTVVVEVEGTALEQVTKQLNKLIEVLKVVELDPTHSVQREILLVKVRSDAVSRSQIVDTASLFKAKVVDVTTDSVVIEATGNTDKLRALLDVLAPFGVKELVQSGMVAVGRGSRSITDRSLRSA; the protein is encoded by the coding sequence ATGAGCAAGCACACCCTGTCGGTGCTCGTCGAGAACAAGCCCGGCGTCCTCGCCCGTGTGGCGGCCCTGTTCTCGCGGCGCGGCTTCAACATCGACTCCCTCGCCGTGGGGCCCACCGAGCTCTCCGACATCTCGCGCATGACCGTCGTCGTCGAGGTCGAGGGCACCGCGCTCGAGCAGGTGACGAAGCAGCTCAACAAGCTCATCGAGGTGCTCAAGGTCGTCGAGCTCGACCCCACCCACTCCGTCCAGCGCGAGATCCTGCTCGTCAAGGTGCGGTCGGACGCGGTCAGCCGCAGCCAGATCGTCGACACCGCAAGCCTGTTCAAGGCCAAGGTCGTCGACGTGACGACCGACTCGGTCGTCATCGAGGCCACCGGCAACACCGACAAGCTGCGCGCTCTGCTCGACGTGCTCGCCCCCTTCGGGGTCAAGGAGCTCGTCCAGTCGGGCATGGTGGCGGTCGGTCGCGGGTCGCGCTCGATCACCGACCGCAGCCTCCGCAGCGCCTGA
- the ilvC gene encoding ketol-acid reductoisomerase, with translation MAEMFYDDDADLSIIQGRKVAVIGYGSQGHAHALNLRDSGVDVRIGLAEGSRSRAKAEAEGLPVSSVADAVKGADLVVILTPDQVQRSVYADDIRPNLKKGAALLFGHGFNIRYGYVEPEADADVLMVAPKGPGHIVRREFVDGRGVPVLLAVEQDASGAAWDLAKSYGKAIGGLRAGGIRTTFTEETETDLFGEQAVLCGGASQLVMYGFETLTEAGYQPEVAYFECLHELKLIVDLMIEGGIAKQRWSVSDTAEYGDYVSGPRVIDERVKENMKAVLTDIQNGAFAKRFIDDQDAGAPEFTALREKGAQHPIEATGRQLRGLMAWVKQTDSDYVEGSAAR, from the coding sequence ATGGCCGAGATGTTCTACGACGACGACGCCGACCTGTCGATCATCCAGGGTCGAAAGGTCGCCGTCATCGGCTACGGCAGCCAGGGCCACGCCCACGCGCTCAACCTGCGCGACTCGGGCGTCGACGTGCGCATCGGCCTCGCCGAGGGGAGCCGCAGCCGGGCCAAGGCCGAGGCCGAGGGGCTGCCGGTCAGCTCGGTCGCCGACGCCGTCAAGGGCGCCGACCTCGTCGTCATCCTCACGCCCGACCAGGTGCAGCGCTCGGTGTACGCGGACGACATCCGCCCCAACCTCAAGAAGGGCGCGGCGCTGCTCTTCGGGCACGGGTTCAACATCCGCTACGGCTACGTCGAGCCCGAGGCCGACGCGGACGTGCTCATGGTCGCCCCGAAGGGTCCCGGACACATCGTCCGTCGCGAGTTCGTCGACGGCAGAGGGGTGCCCGTGCTGCTCGCCGTCGAGCAGGACGCCTCCGGCGCCGCGTGGGACCTCGCCAAGAGCTACGGCAAGGCGATCGGCGGCCTGCGGGCCGGCGGCATCCGCACGACGTTCACCGAGGAGACCGAGACCGACCTCTTCGGCGAGCAGGCCGTGCTGTGCGGCGGCGCGAGCCAGCTCGTCATGTACGGCTTCGAGACGCTCACCGAGGCGGGCTACCAGCCCGAGGTGGCCTACTTCGAGTGCCTGCACGAGCTCAAGCTCATCGTCGACCTCATGATCGAGGGCGGCATCGCCAAGCAGCGCTGGTCGGTCAGCGACACGGCGGAGTACGGCGACTACGTCTCCGGCCCCCGCGTCATCGACGAGCGCGTCAAGGAGAACATGAAGGCGGTGCTCACCGACATCCAGAACGGCGCCTTCGCCAAGCGCTTCATCGACGACCAGGATGCCGGCGCGCCCGAGTTCACCGCCCTGCGCGAGAAGGGTGCCCAGCACCCCATCGAGGCGACGGGTCGCCAGCTGCGCGGTCTCATGGCGTGGGTCAAGCAGACCGACTCCGACTACGTCGAGGGCAGCGCCGCGCGCTGA